Proteins from a single region of Mycoplasma leachii PG50:
- a CDS encoding uracil-DNA glycosylase, with protein sequence MTNLHPSWNKLFTDLNLFDQINNLMNKAYSSNDIVFPKQKDVLNLFKLSDLNNIKVVIIGQDPYHDFNQANGIAFSSNALKTPPSLKNIFNELYSDLNIDHFNNNDLTNWVTQGVFLINTCWTVIAHKPNSHNNLGWQKITKKILEQIILHNQNVIFCLWGNFAIKMYDSLLVKSNFVIKSAHPSPLSYKGFEDTKPFSQINNLLINLNLEPINWSL encoded by the coding sequence ATGACTAATTTACATCCTAGTTGAAATAAACTATTTACTGATTTAAATTTATTTGATCAAATTAATAATTTAATGAATAAAGCTTATAGTAGTAATGATATAGTTTTTCCAAAACAAAAAGATGTTTTAAACTTATTTAAATTAAGTGATTTAAATAATATTAAAGTAGTAATTATAGGTCAAGATCCATATCATGATTTTAATCAAGCTAATGGAATTGCTTTTAGTAGTAATGCTTTAAAAACTCCACCTAGTTTAAAAAACATTTTTAACGAACTTTATTCTGATTTAAATATTGACCATTTTAATAATAATGATTTAACAAATTGAGTAACACAAGGAGTGTTTTTAATAAATACTTGTTGAACTGTAATTGCTCATAAACCAAATTCTCATAATAATTTAGGATGACAAAAAATTACTAAAAAAATTTTAGAACAAATTATATTACATAATCAAAATGTAATTTTTTGTTTATGAGGTAATTTTGCTATTAAAATGTATGATTCTTTATTAGTTAAGTCTAATTTTGTTATTAAATCAGCTCATCCATCACCACTAAGTTACAAAGGTTTTGAAGATACTAAACCTTTTAGTCAAATTAATAATTTATTAATTAACTTAAATTTAGAGCCTATTAACTGAAGTCTTTAA
- a CDS encoding lipoprotein, producing MKKLLTILGSICLSAGTMVTAIACSTKNEKFDKPSITDELAQKIISRLKLTNDFNFTTGEQFSKLDYKSLVLDMINETISKNKYSDNLHNLSRKFGLEISKTKEQGDEKSQKVLKNLSTIKLFADYTSKRASEEHSDNVDLEYSANYPLNPYNLDPKNGKKDTTTYAIYYKSNNTSNGGGSNGGSTSNWLRWQTTGEFDTLESKVPGVPQLPSISLLTESDKKNFRIAKLSSPKDQDYINKTVSVDDKGKSTNGSGDKKIEWYKNSNSKFETDGQEIMQYRFMYYFKTKLESKSFSDLLGHAYIDSNLYIDKQDNKSASNKKIILNNVSKLVSDIQSNYSQVERTTSNLKMVWAFSLDQQKISQVNDKIQEYVYSDGSLKDKDNKTLKKVFDQIKSTKINNESKQGTDSLFSISGFNGFVKNKDNSIESLSGDLKITEDAKKAVAKVNVPSLLTNNNRGFNSEISGNVDYVFVLPIYLNDLFSTNDVQIKKTSTNGSGGSGTSQNNNYELPIIQNTWMNLNEKYSINERYFNNMSIKKVDSKSGDDVLLANKNDTWYALLKNNKETANIQVTYSDGTTKTITLKKLEKKNKKSLDFTYKLSKTSDFNKLLFNKNMDANITYDINLKNYDNIKDKQNDAYIWNNDPKKSNDIQDLSEAKKQVLLDQLEAITAKNPDVQNAAKTELYSAYLYTDGIYYKSLFDEISKYIESEKPTLD from the coding sequence ATGAAAAAATTATTAACAATATTAGGTTCTATTTGTTTATCTGCTGGAACAATGGTTACAGCAATAGCATGTAGTACTAAAAATGAAAAATTTGATAAACCTTCTATTACTGATGAATTAGCTCAAAAGATAATTAGCAGATTAAAATTAACCAATGACTTTAACTTTACAACTGGTGAACAATTTTCTAAACTAGATTACAAATCATTAGTTTTAGATATGATTAATGAAACTATTTCAAAAAACAAATATTCAGATAATTTACATAATTTATCTAGAAAATTTGGGTTAGAAATATCAAAAACAAAAGAACAAGGTGATGAAAAATCTCAGAAAGTCTTAAAAAATCTATCAACTATTAAATTATTTGCTGACTATACATCAAAAAGAGCTTCCGAAGAACATTCAGATAATGTTGATCTAGAGTATAGTGCTAATTACCCATTAAATCCATATAATTTAGATCCAAAAAATGGTAAGAAAGATACTACCACATATGCAATTTACTATAAATCTAATAACACAAGCAATGGTGGTGGATCAAACGGGGGCTCTACTTCAAACTGATTAAGATGACAAACAACGGGTGAATTTGACACTCTAGAAAGTAAAGTGCCCGGTGTTCCTCAACTTCCAAGTATTAGTCTATTAACCGAATCTGATAAGAAAAATTTTAGAATCGCTAAGTTAAGTTCACCTAAAGATCAAGATTATATTAATAAGACTGTGTCCGTTGATGATAAAGGTAAAAGTACAAACGGTAGTGGTGATAAGAAAATAGAATGATATAAAAATTCTAATAGTAAATTTGAGACTGATGGTCAAGAAATTATGCAATATAGATTTATGTATTATTTTAAAACTAAATTAGAATCTAAATCGTTTAGCGATTTATTGGGGCATGCCTATATCGACTCAAATCTATATATAGATAAACAAGATAATAAATCAGCTTCAAATAAAAAAATAATTTTAAATAATGTAAGTAAATTAGTTAGTGATATTCAATCCAATTATTCACAAGTAGAAAGAACCACTTCAAACCTTAAAATGGTATGAGCTTTTTCACTAGATCAACAAAAAATATCACAAGTAAACGATAAAATCCAAGAATATGTTTATTCTGATGGTTCTTTAAAAGATAAAGATAATAAGACACTAAAAAAAGTTTTTGATCAAATAAAATCAACAAAAATAAATAACGAAAGCAAACAGGGAACAGATTCCTTATTTTCAATAAGTGGATTTAATGGATTTGTAAAAAATAAAGATAATAGCATTGAAAGTCTGAGTGGTGATTTAAAAATAACTGAAGATGCTAAGAAAGCTGTGGCAAAAGTAAATGTACCATCATTATTAACTAATAATAATAGAGGATTTAATTCAGAAATAAGTGGAAATGTAGATTATGTATTTGTATTACCTATTTATTTAAATGACTTGTTTTCAACAAATGATGTTCAAATAAAAAAAACATCAACAAATGGTAGTGGTGGATCAGGAACATCTCAAAATAATAATTATGAATTACCTATTATTCAAAACACATGAATGAATCTAAATGAAAAATATTCAATTAATGAACGTTACTTTAATAATATGAGTATTAAAAAGGTTGATTCAAAAAGTGGCGATGATGTGTTATTAGCTAATAAGAATGATACATGATACGCTTTATTAAAAAATAACAAAGAAACTGCAAATATTCAAGTAACTTATTCAGATGGTACAACTAAAACTATTACATTAAAAAAACTTGAAAAAAAGAATAAAAAATCATTAGACTTTACCTATAAATTATCAAAAACTTCTGATTTTAATAAACTACTATTTAATAAAAATATGGATGCAAACATCACTTATGATATCAATCTAAAAAATTACGATAATATCAAAGATAAACAAAATGATGCTTATATTTGAAACAATGATCCTAAAAAATCAAATGATATTCAAGATTTATCAGAAGCTAAAAAACAAGTGTTATTAGATCAATTAGAAGCAATTACAGCTAAAAATCCTGATGTACAAAATGCTGCTAAAACTGAACTATATAGTGCTTATTTATACACTGATGGAATTTATTACAAATCTCTATTTGATGAGATTTCAAAATATATAGAAAGTGAAAAACCTACATTAGACTAA
- a CDS encoding 3'-5' exoribonuclease YhaM family protein, with translation MKKVKDINIEDHLIDTILRIERVIVSTGSSGNNYLILHLADSTGRIEARKWVVNEKDKQLLKPNTIVLLKDTIVHEYRNILQLKVEDYQVIDEKDLLKYHLNKTDLYITAPLDIKTSYLELISLLNSINNQTYKTITLNLIEKYKKEFLTFPAAMSIHHNVTSGLFWHSYTLVKNVLSLKENYFYANIDWDLLICGAILHDIGKVIEISDVNGSDYSLEGKLLGHISIGNAEINKLADKLNLYKDQNNKINKEITLLQHMILASHGKKEFGSPIEPVLIEAVILSALDDLDAKVYKINDELSKIEIDNWTQKIISIDNKMFYKHKK, from the coding sequence ATGAAAAAAGTTAAAGATATTAATATAGAAGATCATTTAATCGATACTATTTTAAGAATTGAAAGAGTTATAGTTTCAACAGGAAGTAGTGGAAATAATTATTTAATATTACATTTAGCTGATAGTACAGGTAGAATTGAAGCTAGAAAATGAGTAGTTAATGAAAAAGACAAACAGTTATTAAAACCAAATACTATTGTTTTATTAAAAGATACTATTGTTCATGAATATAGAAACATATTACAATTAAAAGTTGAAGATTATCAAGTAATTGATGAAAAAGATTTATTAAAGTATCATTTAAATAAAACCGATTTATATATAACTGCTCCTTTAGATATTAAAACTAGTTATTTAGAATTAATTAGTCTTTTAAATAGTATTAATAATCAGACTTATAAAACTATTACACTTAATTTAATAGAAAAATATAAAAAAGAGTTTTTAACTTTTCCTGCAGCTATGAGTATTCATCACAATGTTACTAGTGGGTTGTTTTGACATAGCTATACTCTTGTAAAAAACGTTTTGAGTTTAAAAGAAAACTATTTTTATGCAAATATTGATTGAGATTTATTAATATGTGGAGCAATTCTACATGATATTGGTAAAGTAATTGAAATTAGTGATGTTAATGGTAGTGATTATAGTTTAGAAGGAAAGCTATTAGGTCATATTTCAATAGGAAATGCTGAAATCAATAAACTAGCAGATAAACTAAATTTATATAAAGATCAAAATAATAAAATTAATAAAGAAATTACTTTACTACAACATATGATTTTAGCTAGTCACGGTAAAAAAGAATTTGGTTCCCCGATCGAACCAGTACTAATTGAAGCAGTAATTTTATCAGCTTTAGATGATTTAGATGCTAAAGTTTATAAAATTAATGATGAATTATCAAAAATAGAAATAGATAATTGAACTCAAAAAATAATCAGTATTGATAATAAAATGTTTTATAAACATAAAAAATAG
- a CDS encoding type I phosphomannose isomerase catalytic subunit — protein sequence MKILKLKPYFSKKIWGGNRLKEFGFDIKDNQNIGEAWIISAHENGMSYVISDDQYNNLSLKELFENHKHLFNNYKGCYPLLVKIITASDYLSVQVHPDDNYALKNHNQLGKPESWYVIDANKDAELIYGHTAKNKNQLIDLVNQNKWDQLLKKVQVKPNDFLYVAPGKVHAISPNLVIYELQRSSDITYRFYDYNRIDKTTNKPRPLDIFNSIECTITPDINDHIIHNANNKVFSSDYFSLYVLECDDLKEFEVDEKCDWLQLTIINGSGYINDVYFKQGESAITINGIDKLIVKGKIKIIISWIKNND from the coding sequence ATGAAAATTTTAAAACTTAAACCTTATTTTTCAAAAAAAATTTGAGGTGGAAATAGATTAAAAGAATTTGGCTTTGATATAAAAGATAATCAAAACATTGGTGAAGCTTGAATAATTTCAGCTCATGAAAACGGAATGAGTTATGTAATTAGTGATGATCAATATAATAATTTAAGTTTAAAAGAATTATTTGAAAATCACAAACACCTTTTTAATAACTATAAAGGTTGTTATCCATTATTAGTAAAAATTATTACAGCTAGTGATTATTTATCAGTTCAAGTACATCCTGATGATAATTATGCTTTAAAAAATCACAACCAATTAGGTAAACCTGAAAGTTGATATGTAATTGATGCTAATAAAGATGCAGAATTAATTTATGGACATACAGCTAAAAATAAAAATCAATTAATTGATTTAGTTAATCAAAACAAATGAGATCAATTATTAAAAAAAGTTCAAGTTAAACCAAATGATTTTTTATATGTAGCTCCTGGTAAAGTTCATGCAATCTCACCTAATTTAGTAATTTATGAACTACAAAGATCTAGTGATATTACTTATAGATTTTATGATTATAATAGAATTGATAAAACTACAAATAAACCTAGACCATTAGATATTTTTAATTCAATAGAGTGCACAATAACTCCAGATATAAATGATCACATTATTCATAATGCTAATAATAAAGTATTTTCATCAGATTATTTTTCATTATATGTTTTAGAATGTGATGATTTAAAAGAATTTGAAGTAGATGAAAAATGTGATTGATTACAATTAACAATTATTAATGGATCCGGTTATATTAATGATGTGTATTTTAAACAAGGTGAATCAGCAATTACTATTAATGGAATTGACAAACTAATAGTTAAAGGAAAAATTAAGATTATAATATCTTGAATTAAAAATAATGACTAA
- a CDS encoding HIT family protein encodes MDCLFCKIINQEIPSYKIYENEYVYSFLDVRPVSNGHLLVIPKKHFENFSACDDKYLQEVILAKKHLVNLLKEKLNPAGFNYLSNEQAISGQTVLHYHEHIMPKYEKDKGFLLKAEIVDIDELENTFNKIVK; translated from the coding sequence ATGGATTGTTTATTTTGTAAAATTATTAATCAAGAAATTCCATCATATAAAATTTATGAAAATGAATATGTATATAGTTTTTTAGATGTAAGACCTGTAAGTAATGGTCATTTACTAGTCATTCCAAAAAAACATTTTGAAAACTTTAGTGCTTGTGATGATAAATATTTACAAGAAGTAATTTTAGCTAAAAAACATTTAGTTAACTTATTAAAAGAAAAATTAAATCCAGCAGGATTTAATTATTTGTCAAATGAACAAGCTATTTCAGGACAAACTGTATTACATTATCATGAACATATAATGCCAAAATATGAAAAAGACAAAGGCTTTTTATTAAAAGCTGAAATTGTTGATATTGATGAACTAGAAAATACTTTTAATAAAATAGTTAAATAA